In one Dreissena polymorpha isolate Duluth1 chromosome 7, UMN_Dpol_1.0, whole genome shotgun sequence genomic region, the following are encoded:
- the LOC127838858 gene encoding golgin subfamily A member 6-like protein 1: MFNLQTEKSTDTGLESLVDADVDIHKQKCKDHTDENQSFYCKKHDICICGRCVFSNHFSCMETMVDLNNVQHDAEHMHNSVSTLQVLDEEIDRIMAEIDENRRLNDKCRSSFEKEINGFHESLVQKLIFLKTNAEKESDNLHKQNADVLDETELKCKEHKLVLRQQIEYLKTLEHKKHYRYLFIEHKRIENNIDSFKDKNLKCRHHNHIKEYEFVRNYELIGEDDNIGRLTIECDGSEEVTEMDVKMASAADEDRKRDKLYAEKAPDEKVNPMRYCLEHEHFHCIHREYGEKLERLQKLEECMQEKDMKISKQEEHICIEKENCESMIRDYEQWTTKLQEELSDSVQQITQLQEELAVSEQKFKQLQEQEKRIIFEKEQSERANRVNERKIKKLQDESAVSEKKIKQLQEQEKNTKWAYERKIESLEEFSRNCLIWCIACWSAFLFYIFLL, translated from the exons ATGTTCAATTTACAAACTGAAAAATCAACTGATACAGGATTAGAATCGCTGGTCGATGCAGACGTTGATATTCACAAGCAAAAGTGTAAAGATCACACTGATGAAAACCAGTCGTTTTATTGCAAGAAACATGATATATGTATTTGTGGTCGttgtgttttttcaaatcatttttcTTGTATGGAGACGATGGTCGATTTGAACAATGTCCAACACGACGCAGAACACATGCATAATAGTGTTTCTACATTGCAAGTGTTGGACGAAGAAATAGACCGCATTATGGCCGAAATAGACGAAAACAGACGACTAAACGATAAATGTAGATCAAGCTTTGAAAAAGAGATAAATGGCTTTCACGAATCCTTAGTCCAgaaactgatttttttaaaaacaaacgcaGAAAAAGAAAGCGAcaacttacacaaacaaaatgccGACGTACTGGATGAAACGGAACTTAAATGTAAAGAACATAAACTAGTTCTACGGCAgcaaattgaatatttaaaaacgtTAGAACACAAAAAGCATTATCGATATTTATTCATAGAACATAAAAGAATTGAGAATAATATTGATTCATTTAAAGATAAAAACTTAAAGTGTCGACATCATAACCATATTAAAGAATACGAATTTGTTCGCAATTATGAACTAATCGGGGAAGATGATAATATTGGAAGACTCACGATTGAGTGCGATGGAAGCGAAGAAGTAACTGAAATGGACGTCAAG ATGGCGTCGGCGGCTGATGAGGATAGAAAGCGAGATAAGCTTTATGCTGAGAAAGCGCCCGATGAAAAAG TAAATCCGATGCGTTACTGTTTAGAACATGAACACTTTCATTGTATACATCGCGAATATGGTGAAAAATTAGAGCGTCTACAAAAATTAGAAGAATGTATGCAAGAAAAAGACATGAAGATTTCAAAACAAGAAGAACACATTTGTATTGAAAAAGAAAATTGCGAAAGTATGATACGGGATTATGAACAGTGGACTACAAAACTACAAGAAGAATTGTCCGATTCGGTACAGCAGATAACACAACTACAAGAAGAATTGGCTGTTTCTGAACAGAAATTTAAACAACTACAAGAACAAGAAAAGCGCATTATTTTTGAAAAAGAGCAATCCGAAAGAGCCAATCGGGTGAATGAACGGAAGATAAAAAAACTTCAAGATGAATCGGCGGTTTCTGAAAAGAAGATTAAACAACTGCAAGAACAAGAAAAAAATACGAAGTGGGCGTATGAACGGAAGATTGAAAGTTTAGAAGAATTCTCTAGGAATTGTTTAATTTGGTGTATTGCTTGTTGGTCagcttttcttttttatatttttcttctttAA